One Phaseolus vulgaris cultivar G19833 chromosome 4, P. vulgaris v2.0, whole genome shotgun sequence DNA window includes the following coding sequences:
- the LOC137837985 gene encoding uncharacterized protein: MLGTALQFGGVRGDDRFYIPVKARKNQNQRKPAQREKGGESEGADSVSERELTASENGNPDESSYLLSKPSSCSSVEPANNIDRFLESTTPLVPAQYFAKTTMRGWKTCDVEYQSYFILDDLWESFKEWSAYGAGVPLVLDQRQSVVQYYVPYLSAIQLYGRSDKKSNTKRRYSSEDSDGEYYRDSSSDGSSDSEFGKRTELFTAQGNGQYYKGDPSIQLSRLSVHDKHSRMQEGFSSDDSETGNPQDLLFEYFDHDPPYSREPLTDKILDLARHHPSLKSLRSCDLLPVSWMSVAWYPIYRIPTGPTLKDLDACFLTYHTLHTPLTGNGGTQGPILVYPNDMDGVPKISLPTFAMASYKLKGSIWTQNGVRESQLANSLLQDADNWLRQLQVNHPDYQFFKSHGTYHR, encoded by the exons ATGTTGGGGACGGCTTTGCAATTTGGAGGTGTTCGTGGTGATGATCGATTTTACATTCCGGTGAAGGCAAGGAAGAACCAGAATCAGCGTAAACCGGCTCAGAGAGAGAAAGGTGGTGAAAGTGAGGGTGCTGATTCAGTTTCAGAGAGGGAACTTACTGCTTCTGAGAATGGGAATCCCGATGAGTCTTCATACTTGTTGAGCAAACCATCTTCTTGCTCTTCTGTAGAGCCTGCTAACAACATTGATAGGTTTCTGGAGTCCACAACTCCTTTAGTCCCAGCTCAATATTTTGCTAAG ACAACAATGAGAGGTTGGAAGACTTGTGATGTGGAGTATCAATCTTACTTTATCCTAGATGATCTCTGGGAGTCGTTTAAGGAGTGGAGTGCATATGGAGCAGGAGTCCCTCTGGTACTTGATCAAAGACAGTCTGTTGTTCAGTATTATGTTCCTTATTTGTCAGCTATTCAGCTATATGGTCGATCAGATAAGAAGTCAAATACTAAGCGAAG GTACTCCAGTGAAGACAGTGATGGTGAGTACTACAGAGATTCAAGCAGTGATGGAAGCAGTGACAGTGAATTTGGAAAAAGGACTGAACTTTTTACAGCGCAAGGAAATGGTCAATATTATAAAGGTGATCCTTCTATTCAACTGAGCCGGCTATCTGTTCATGATAAGCACAGTAGAATGCAAGAGGGATTTTCTAGCGATGATAGTGAAACTGGGAATCCTCAAGATCTTCTTTTTGAGTATTTTGATCACGATCCTCCTTATAGCCGTGAACCATTGACTGACAAG ATACTTGATCTTGCAAGGCACCATCCTAGCCTCAAGTCACTGAGAAGTTGTGATTTATTGCCAGTTAGTTGGATGTCTGTAGCATG GTATCCTATATATCGAATCCCCACTGGTCCAACGTTAAAAGATTTAGATGCCTGCTTTCTTACATACCATACACTGCATACACCCTTGACAG GAAATGGAGGTACCCAGGGTCCAATTTTGGTTTATCCAAATGACATGGATGGTGTACCAAAGATTTCTTTACCAACTTTTGCAATGGCTTCCTACAAGTTAAAGGGGTCTATATGGACACAAAATGGAGTTAGAGAGAGTCAACTAGCAAATTCTCTCTTGCAGGATGCAGATAACTGGTTACGGCAGCTTCAAGTGAATCACCCAGATTATCAGTTCTTCAAATCACATGGCACATACCACAGGTGA